Part of the Lycium ferocissimum isolate CSIRO_LF1 chromosome 6, AGI_CSIRO_Lferr_CH_V1, whole genome shotgun sequence genome, CTCTATTTCATGGAGGAAAGTACAAGATCAAGAATTCTATTATTATGGAGAagaattaatttgatttttttttttttttgttttttgtgatGTAAAATTTTTTTGGGCAAGAGAAATTAGAGACCAGGTATATGATGAGAAGGCCAATACAGTTACAATCACTGTGGTATGTTGCAATCCTGAGAAACTTCGCGACAAATTGTGTTGTAAAGGATGTGGAGTGATCAAGAGCATTGAAATCAAAGAGCCTGAAAAGCCCAAACAGCCCAAACAGCCTGAAAAGCCCAAACAACCTGAAAAGCCCAAAGAGCCCGTAAAGCCAAAGGAGCCCGAAAAGCCCAAAGAGCCTGAAAAACCAAAGCAGCCCGAAAAGCCCAAGGAGCCTGAAAAGCCCAAAGAGCCTGAAAAGCCTAAGCAGCCCGAAAAGCCCAAAGAGCCCGAAAAGCCTAAGCAGCCCGAAAAACCCAAGAGCCCGAAATGTCAACCACCAACGCCACCACCAGGATATTGTTGTGGAGAATGTTACAAAGGTTATACCGGTGGCCCATGTTATCATCCGCCTGGAAGACCTGTCCCTCCGCCCCCAGGATATTGTTGTGGACAATGCTATGAAGGCTCTACGGGGGGCCCATGTTATCATTCGCATGGAAGACCGGTCCCTCCGCCCCCAGGATATTGTTGCGGAGATTGCTACGAAGGCTCTACGGGGGGCCCATGTTATCAATTGTATGGAAGACCGGTCCCTCCGCCCCCGTGTTACGATTACTATGGGCCTGGGCCTGGGCCGTATGGCTACCGAAGGGGCTATCGTGTGAGCAGATGTGATGAGTACTTCAATGAAGAAAATGCCACAGGATGCTCAATTATGTAAGGTGGCTGGCAGCTTGATTGCTTTGGGTGATTATCTGGGCTTATCAATGTATCATTTGATTGGGCTCCTCTTAATATGGTTGTCTTTTTCTTTACAGGTAGCCTTTTATCatctttgctttttcttttgtcAAATAGAATAAAAGTCTTTAACCCTGTTTGGTAAAGCTTTGATTAATAAATGCCATTTTTCAACATTACTAGAGGtctaatttctcaaaatttcgACAGGTTCGATTGAAAATCCTTCTAGTTCCAATTTGTGTATCAGTCGATTAATATACTTACGTCTCCGGATAATAAGAGTGTTATTTTTGTTTGGAgcaaacaaagtcggaaaaatatcactaaatatcccaaaaatataaaacatttaCCCGCTCATGCCCCTTCCCAAACTATTTTCACTTGGCTGGAAATATTTACCTGACATCCCCCTCAGCCAAACCCCTTCCTCCGTGATACCAtcgcagtatatttatatatcacgatagtatcatggaggactaagagaaggacgaAAACAACTCTCCATGTTACCATCTCAATATATTTACAtgccatgatggtatcatggtcCTGAAGAGTGTCTTattgaaggactgaagcagtccttcatgatatcatcacggtatatatatgcatataaggAGATGGTATCACAGAGATTTTGTgtcatttttaataaatgaacatgatcatttatcatctttgtctcggtatatttatataacatgatggtatcatggatgACTAAGAAAAGGATGGAAGTATTTTTCATGATACCatttcagtatatttatataccatgatcgtatcatagaggactaagAGAAAGATTGAATCATCTTCCATCATatcatctcagtatatttatatatcatgttggtatcataactGGGGGCATTTCGgataaataattttgatttttttctggGGTATGAAAGTAATGGGGATATGAGCGGGTAATTATTTTAGTTTGAGGGGGCATTCGTGATCTTTCCCAACAAAATATTGTACTAATTAAGCCCTACTGTTCTAGAATTAGAATAAGTCTTCAATATATAGGTAAGAGATTTAAAacaattacaattacaattttGTAAGTAAGCTTGTGATTTGGTGCTTCACGCCTTTGGCTATCTAATCAAACCAGTTAGGAAGTtaatcattcctaaaactaTGACAATTGGAAATGCATTACAAATTGCGCTTTGTAAAGAAATGTCGAAAATTTCATACCCTATCATATGCAAGAGAGTTGGCATTGATATTAAATGAACTAAATTTGCCGAGAAAAAATGGGGAATGCGCATTTGCTtgaaattatttccaaattacTATTTTGCAAAAAAACATACATGAATATATTGATAGAGACAACCTCGATGTAGTTcattttagaaataaaaataggtGTAGTCACCTTCAGCCTAGTTTTTCAAGAACTTTAGTAGTACATAAGACTTCTTAGGATCAACAATTTCTCACTgacttagggtgtgttcggtatggaggaaaacattttccagaaaatgtttttcaattttctcatgttcatttgggcaaaaattttcgaaaacattttcatttggaaaacattttcctcaaaattggggaaaatgacttccctaataaaagtagggaaaataaGTTCACAAGTTCATTCCACCAACCACCCTATCACCACCCATCCCAATCACCAAACCGCAACCACTCCcaacccccacccacccccgcccaaaaaaatttttttttttttggaaaaaaagttttgacattatttttgattttttacacccccccccccccacccaaacCCCGCACCCTAAATCCCTTCccgcgcaaaaaaaatattttttttttgaaaaaaaaaaaaaagttttgacttttttttgcaccccaccccacccccacccccaccctacccctcccccccccccccccccccaaaaaaaaaattaatatttttgaaattttttttttttgttttttgcaccccaACCAAACCCCGCGcacccgccccccccccccgaaaaagattattttttttccaccccccaccccgcaccctacccctcccccacccccaccccccccctcccccctcgcCCCCCCTCCCAcccgtaaaaaaaaattaatatttttgaaaaaaaggttttgacattttgtttttggttttttgcaccctCCAACCCCCACCCaccgcaccccccccccccccccaaccccaaaattttttttgaaaaaaaaagttttgacaagttgttttggttttttgcaaccccccccccccccccccacctcacaaaaaagttgacaattataaaaattgaatgtttgcatggttaaaaattaaaacttttggaAGGAGtgatgggtttttttttttggggggggggggggtagggtgtggtgaaaagatttttttttttttggggtaggGGGTGTAGAAACCCGCAAAAGACaataaaaaacttcaaaaaaaaaatgttggggtTGGAGGGAGGGGGGTtgttggtgtggtatgggttCCACGCAAGGGGGGGGGGTGATGGGGGATGTGGTCGTgtagaaaatttagaaaaaaaattaaaaacttcaaaaaaaatgttgtgGTAGGGGATGGGTGGATGGGGGGTAGGGCGCGGGGGGAGGGGGTGATGTATGGGTTACgggagtggttgggggtggggtgcaaaaaaaaaaaaaatggaggggtTGGGGGCCTAAGGGTGGGAGTGGGGTGTGCGTGGGGGTAGGGGGTATGGGGTTGGGTTGGGTTGGAGTTTGTGAGGGCTGGGGTAGGGGtgcaaaaaatagaaaaaaaatcataaaaatttttttttttagggaggAGAGTGGGGGCGTAGGTGCGTGGGTGGGAGTGAGGTgtgggtggggttgggggtatggggttgggttggagttggtgaGGCTTGGATGagtatttttcggaaaacattttccatcaaccaaacgaacatgagaaaataagtaagaaattcacttattttccactacctaaacgaatatgagaaaataagtggaaatttacttattttctaggaaaacattttgcaggaaaacattttcctccataccaaacacacccttataAATGAACCTTATGAAACTCTTTCTTTACTTATGAAGGAATAAGCAAGTGGAATACATATTCCAAAATTTTAGGGGTAAATTGTTCAAAATCCTAAACTTTGAAGGGGCAATATGTACATCATCCTCTTGATCAAATACAAAACAATTCACCTCTTTCCGATTTCTCTTCAGAGTTGATAAGGCGGCACTGAAAATGGCATCTACTCCAAGCTCTACCCTATCTCCTCTTTATGAAAAATCCAACATCTTTACTTCTCCCCATAAATTCACTTTCTCCCTCAAACTTCACTCTAAATCCAAAATCGCCCCCCAAGTTTCACTTCAAGAACAACCCCAAATAAAAAACGTTTCTTCTACAAAAAGCAAGCTTTGGGTCAACCCCCAAAAGCCCAAGAGCTTCAGACCTGAAACGAAAATCTTATGATTTCAGGTATACTTCTTTAGTGAAAGTAGCTGAGAATTTACAATCTACGGATGTTCGGAAAGCTTACTGTAACTGTTTGATTGACATCTGCGTCAACCTTAATAAATTGGAGAGAGCTTGTGAGTTATTAGATATTGGGCTAACTCTCAACATCTATACTGATATTATGTCTCAGACTGCAACTCAATGGTCTTTACATTTGAAGAGCCTCTCGCTTGGGGCAGCTTTAACAGCATTGCACATCTAGATGATTGACTTGAACAAAGCACTTGAAACTTGGGTAATTATCCAGAGAATTAACTCTATTACAGGCTAAGAAGGAGAGACAttaaaaaaagtacaaaaaaaaaaaaaaaaaaaaaaattgaaacaagaCTCAAACAATTGTAATCAGATTGAGGTAGCAACACATATGCACCAGTAACTAATGAGTTAACAACTTTTAAAATGTTTTGTCGGATGAggattcaaaaataaatttaaattttgtaccAAAACTTTTGATAATATTAGTACATAAAGTCATAAACTAGGAGCTGTACTATAATTCAGTTAATGTACATTTACTTGGTAACGAAGGGAAGAGGAGATGTGACTATCAAAGCCGGTACATGCAATTGCAAATGCAGAGTATATAGTCACCAGCCTTAATTAGGCTCCCCCCACACATTTTAATGGCTGCCAATTTAGATTATATCattattttcaacttccattttagACGTGTTCCTACTTTATTCCTTCCATTTTacaaatttgtttcttcatctttctttcatAGTATTAATTACAAATATTCTCTTTTCTACCTCTATTCTCTCCACATAGAATTCATTTCTCTTTAAGAGTATCAACCATGAGTGGTGACAAGACTGAGAAGGTATGTTCTTGATTCTTCCCTAAAGAACTCTCTGGTCTAATTCGTAAGAAAATACAGAATATTTAAAAAAGATTTCGATAGAGATATCATAAATAGATGACGGTTGATAAAGAATTGCATATATGATTGATCATATAGTTGTGCCTACATATATGCAGAGGCGAATCCAGGATTTCAAGAGGATGGGTTCACCATTCGCTATGAGattttttgatttcttatgcCTTTGGTTCGTTGCAGCTTAGCGCCTATAgggttttttgatttcttttgccttttgggacttgggtaattagaaataaaggaaaaaaaattcattagatgtaatataaaaaggaaacacattttttacttttgggtaattagaattatataagaaaaaaggatttagaataatataaaaaagaaagttaaatggctgctttagaaaataaaaaagcataAAACGTGCAGGAACTTGGGTTCAATCCCGAGACCTTGAGGAAATAAACAAAGCTTCTAACCAATGCTCCACTCGGCTAGTTTGGCCATGTGATCCTTCAggtaatattagatatattttcagaattatacacatTATATCAAGTTTAGTCGAGTGgtcatgtgttcacgtgactcAAAATTAACACCTAAATTCGCCCCTGCATATATGTTTCTTAAGTTCTTAACTTCTTGTGCAATTTTTTTCCCTCCTATGTCTTTTCACTTACACACAAAGAACTAGATCATCCTTGCATAATATTGTTGAGGAAATCTTTCTATAAGAGCTTTGATTCATTATGGTGTGCTTATAAGTACTTGATCAATACTAATTAATAACCTCACTTTACTTTAATTTATCGTTTAATATAACAGCCTACCATTATGGTGCTCAAGGTTGATCTTCAATGTTGCAGCTGctacaaaaaagttaaaaaaattctCTGTAAATTCCCTCGTAAGTCTCTATTTCATGAAGGAGAGTACAAGATCAAGAATTCTATTATTACGGAGAagaattaatttgatttttgttttttgtttttttgtgatGTAAAATTTTATTGGACAAAAGAAATTAGAGACCAGCTATATGATGAGAAGGCTAATACAGTCACAATCACTGTGGTATGTTGCAATCCTGAGAAAATTCGTGACAAATTGTATAGTAAATGATGTGGAGTGATTAAGTGCATTAAAATCGAAAAGCCTAAACGTCCACTGGTTGATCCAACACCACAACGAAAGGTTGATCCACCGCCACAACCACCACCGTCAACACCACAGCCCGTAATGGTAGTGCCaggatattgttgttgttgtgggcaATGCTACGGAAGGTGCCTATGTTATCATTCGTATGGCTGCGGAAGGTGCCCATGTTATCATTCGTATGGCTGCGGAAAGGGCTGTCGTGTGAGCAGATGTGATTGGTACTTCATTGAAGAAAATACCACAGTATGCTCAATTATGTAAGGTGGCCCAATGGCAGTTTGACTATTATGGTTCATTATCTAGGTTTATCAATGCATCTTTTGATTGGGGTCTCCTCGTAATGTGGTTGTCTTTTTCTTTACCGATTTTCATAGATGAAAATCAATGTATAGtagttttttcttcttctttgctttttcttttgtcAAATAGAATAAAAGTCGTTAACCATGTTGTTGGTAAAGCTTTGATTAAAAAATGCCATTTTCAACATTACTAGAGGtctaatttctcaaaattttcgACAAGTTCGATTGAAAATCCTTCTAGTTCCAATTTGTGTATCAGTCAATTAAAATACTTAAGTCTCTGGATAATAAAAGTGTTATTTTTGTTGGAGCAAACCAAATATTGTACTAATTCAGCCCAACTGttctagaattagagtaagTCTTCAATATTTGGaagaaatttaaaacaattataatTACAATTTTGTGAGTAAACTTGTGGTTTGGTGCTTCATGCCTTTGGGCTTTGGCTATCTAatcaagtgtcacgacccaaccccgtaggccgcgactagtacccgaattgggcacccgaacacacatatacatcagaATCCCAACACTGGTCTACGCGTACGCAAATATCAAATGTAACATCACACTATCACAAacacaaatacatacatatCAGAAACCGGTAAAAATTTGTgtctcaaatttattttatttccagaaaaattttgacagagtttcctttgtttttctgactatccaaaaataaccctgcacgcgtaaaaataccaacagaggccacacagggccaacaaaacatcatatatatatacacgggccgacaaggccgccatggCGGGTGAAACCGCTCAACACACGTATCATACAAGTCCAACCAAGCCAATCGGGCACAACCCACGCACGTATATCCACGAGACCTCTAAATGAATgccgtaatcatatgacgggacggtggcccccgccgtac contains:
- the LOC132058776 gene encoding pollen-specific leucine-rich repeat extensin-like protein 1, producing MGGEKTGKPTIMVLKVNLQCCSCYKKVKKILCKFPQIRDQVYDEKANTVTITVVCCNPEKLRDKLCCKGCGVIKSIEIKEPEKPKQPKQPEKPKQPEKPKEPVKPKEPEKPKEPEKPKQPEKPKEPEKPKEPEKPKQPEKPKEPEKPKQPEKPKSPKCQPPTPPPGYCCGECYKGYTGGPCYHPPGRPVPPPPGYCCGQCYEGSTGGPCYHSHGRPVPPPPGYCCGDCYEGSTGGPCYQLYGRPVPPPPCYDYYGPGPGPYGYRRGYRVSRCDEYFNEENATGCSIM